In one window of Corynebacterium mycetoides DNA:
- a CDS encoding metal-dependent transcriptional regulator: MRDLVDTTEMYLRTVYELEEEGIVPMRARIVERLDQSGPTVSQTVARMERDGLIVVESDRSLSLTPLGRERATAVMRKHRLAERLLTDVLKLDLSRVHEEACRWEHVMSEEVEKRVVAVLDNPYRSPFGNPIPALSKLGVAEDASLEHGTRASDLDLSSPVTATVVQISEILQLDLPQFEQLAAAGIRIGDAVTLRREDGSIVLTSTAGTDVVLRDDVAHAFRVSPR, from the coding sequence GTGCGTGACCTAGTTGATACCACCGAGATGTACCTGCGGACGGTATACGAGCTCGAGGAAGAAGGCATTGTGCCAATGCGTGCCCGCATCGTCGAGCGCCTCGACCAATCCGGCCCGACCGTCTCCCAGACCGTGGCGCGCATGGAGCGCGACGGCCTCATCGTTGTGGAGAGCGACCGCTCGCTGTCCCTGACCCCGCTCGGCCGGGAACGCGCCACCGCGGTGATGCGCAAGCACCGCCTCGCCGAGCGCCTCCTCACGGACGTGCTCAAGCTCGATCTGTCCCGGGTCCACGAAGAAGCGTGCCGCTGGGAGCACGTGATGAGCGAGGAGGTGGAAAAGCGCGTGGTCGCCGTGCTGGACAACCCGTACCGCTCCCCCTTCGGCAACCCGATCCCCGCCCTGTCCAAGCTGGGAGTGGCGGAGGACGCGTCTCTGGAGCACGGCACCCGCGCCAGTGACCTCGACCTGAGCTCCCCCGTCACCGCCACGGTGGTCCAGATTAGCGAGATCCTGCAGCTCGACCTGCCGCAGTTTGAACAGCTCGCCGCCGCGGGAATCCGGATCGGCGACGCCGTGACCCTGCGGCGCGAAGACGGCTCGATCGTGCTGACCTCCACGGCCGGCACGGACGTTGTCTTGCGCGACGACGTAGCCCACGCGTTCCGCGTCTCCCCGCGATAG
- a CDS encoding DEAD/DEAH box helicase, whose protein sequence is MLPDLAQVPDPLFDDVVWDVFTTWTRGRGITLYPAQEEASLALLAGDNVILATPTGSGKSMVANAAHFIAMARGQRTFYTAPIKALVSEKFFALCEIFGAENVGMMTGDATVNGNAPIIAATAEIVANIALREGTNAAIDQVVMDEFHYYSDPDRGWAWQVPLLELPRAQFLLMSATLGDTAWLEEDLTRRTGRTTTFVGGSERPVPLDFHYVFTPVHETLEELLEGGKAPIYVVHFSQREATERAQALTSMNVVTAEEKKRIAEEIGDFRFTTTFGKTLSGLLRRGIGVHHAGMLPKYRRLVEKLSQTGLLKIICGTDTLGVGINVPIRTVLLTGLAKYDGTRQRILKSREFHQIAGRAGRAGFDTEGTVVVEAPEHEIENVKLRRKAGDDPKKLKKIRKKSARDGEVSWSEKTFQRLTTAEPEELTSQFRVSNSMLLNVVARPGDGYEHMKNLLRGNHDSRAKQNRDILTALELFRGLINADVVERTPDSPAMRPYTLTRELDRDFALNQPLSPFALAFLSVLDPESETYTLDVISTFEAILDDPRQLLQAQQSAARGEEIAALKADGVDYTERMALIEEVTYPKPLDDELHDAFETFSQGNPWAKEFELSPKSVVRDMIEHAMTFSDLIATYGLARSEGVVLRYLTDAWRTLSHSIPEAYSNDELDDIIAWLGELIRQVDSSLLDEWAHMADDNSPISQEALARELAFGVEDPTALTANRRAFKVMVRNYFFRLAELFALEKEEQLEDMVAYLDDDALPGRAPDWPAEMDDYFDAYDDVVIDADARGPEYFRITGDNTRQWSVVQVLKDPEGDNAFQLHGVVDLDASDAAGEVRLSALEMKKV, encoded by the coding sequence ATGCTGCCCGACCTCGCCCAGGTTCCCGATCCGCTTTTCGACGACGTGGTGTGGGACGTCTTCACCACCTGGACACGCGGCCGCGGGATCACGCTCTACCCCGCCCAGGAGGAGGCGTCGCTGGCCCTGCTCGCCGGCGACAACGTCATCCTGGCCACCCCGACCGGCTCGGGCAAGTCGATGGTGGCCAACGCGGCGCACTTCATCGCCATGGCGCGCGGCCAGCGCACCTTCTACACGGCGCCGATCAAGGCGCTGGTGAGCGAGAAGTTCTTCGCTCTGTGCGAGATCTTCGGCGCGGAGAACGTCGGCATGATGACGGGTGACGCCACCGTTAACGGCAACGCGCCGATCATCGCGGCCACCGCAGAAATCGTGGCCAACATCGCCCTGCGCGAGGGCACAAACGCCGCCATCGACCAGGTGGTCATGGATGAGTTCCACTACTACTCCGATCCCGACCGGGGCTGGGCGTGGCAGGTGCCCCTGCTTGAGCTGCCGCGCGCGCAGTTCCTGCTCATGTCGGCCACCCTCGGCGACACGGCGTGGCTGGAGGAGGACCTGACGCGACGCACGGGCCGCACGACCACCTTCGTCGGCGGCTCGGAGCGCCCAGTGCCGCTGGACTTCCACTACGTGTTCACCCCGGTGCACGAGACGCTGGAGGAGCTGCTGGAGGGCGGCAAGGCCCCCATCTACGTAGTCCACTTCTCCCAGCGCGAGGCCACCGAGCGCGCCCAGGCGCTGACCAGCATGAACGTGGTCACAGCCGAGGAGAAGAAGCGCATCGCCGAGGAGATCGGGGACTTCCGGTTTACCACCACCTTCGGCAAGACCCTCTCCGGGCTGCTGCGCCGCGGGATCGGCGTGCACCATGCGGGTATGCTGCCGAAGTACCGGAGGCTCGTCGAAAAGCTCTCGCAGACGGGCCTGCTCAAGATCATCTGCGGCACGGACACCTTGGGGGTGGGCATTAACGTGCCCATCCGCACGGTGCTTTTGACGGGGCTGGCGAAGTACGACGGCACCCGCCAGCGCATTTTGAAGTCGCGCGAATTCCACCAGATTGCGGGCCGCGCCGGCCGCGCCGGGTTCGACACCGAGGGCACCGTGGTGGTGGAGGCGCCCGAGCACGAGATCGAGAACGTCAAGCTGCGCCGCAAGGCGGGAGACGACCCGAAAAAGCTCAAGAAGATCCGCAAAAAGTCAGCCCGCGACGGCGAGGTGTCGTGGTCGGAGAAGACCTTCCAGCGGCTCACCACGGCCGAGCCCGAGGAGCTGACCAGCCAGTTCCGGGTGTCCAACTCCATGCTGCTCAACGTGGTGGCGCGCCCGGGCGACGGCTACGAGCACATGAAGAACCTGCTGCGCGGCAACCACGACAGCCGCGCGAAGCAGAACCGGGACATCCTCACCGCGCTCGAGCTCTTCCGCGGCCTCATCAACGCAGACGTGGTCGAGCGCACCCCGGATTCGCCGGCTATGCGCCCGTACACGCTCACGCGGGAGCTGGACCGGGACTTCGCGCTCAACCAGCCGCTGTCCCCGTTCGCGCTCGCGTTTTTGTCCGTGCTCGACCCGGAGTCGGAGACGTACACGCTGGACGTGATCTCCACGTTCGAGGCGATTTTGGATGACCCCCGTCAGCTCCTCCAGGCCCAGCAGTCAGCGGCGCGCGGGGAGGAGATCGCCGCGCTGAAGGCGGACGGGGTGGACTACACGGAGCGCATGGCACTCATCGAGGAGGTCACCTACCCCAAGCCGCTGGACGACGAGCTGCACGACGCGTTTGAGACGTTTAGCCAAGGCAACCCGTGGGCCAAGGAATTCGAGCTCTCCCCCAAGTCGGTCGTGCGCGACATGATCGAGCACGCCATGACGTTTTCCGACCTCATCGCCACCTACGGCCTCGCCCGCTCGGAGGGTGTGGTCCTGCGCTACCTCACCGACGCCTGGCGCACGCTGTCGCACTCCATCCCCGAGGCGTACAGCAACGACGAGCTGGACGACATCATCGCCTGGCTGGGCGAGCTCATCCGCCAGGTCGACTCCTCGCTTCTCGACGAGTGGGCCCACATGGCCGACGACAACTCTCCAATCTCGCAGGAGGCGCTCGCCCGGGAACTCGCGTTCGGCGTGGAGGACCCGACCGCGCTCACCGCGAACCGCCGCGCCTTCAAAGTCATGGTGCGCAACTACTTCTTCCGCCTCGCGGAGCTGTTCGCGCTGGAGAAGGAGGAGCAGCTCGAGGACATGGTGGCCTACCTGGACGACGATGCCCTGCCCGGACGCGCGCCCGACTGGCCCGCCGAGATGGACGACTACTTCGACGCCTACGACGACGTCGTCATCGACGCGGACGCGCGCGGCCCCGAGTACTTCCGCATCACGGGCGACAACACGCGGCAGTGGTCGGTGGTGCAGGTGCTCAAGGACCCGGAGGGGGACAACGCGTTCCAGCTGCACGGCGTGGTGGATCTCGACGCGTCCGACGCCGCGGGCGAGGTGAGGCTGTCTGCCCTGGAGATGAAAAAAGTTTGA
- a CDS encoding hydrogen peroxide-inducible genes activator — MSNKEYRPTLAQLRTFVTIAENKHFGTAASKLNISQPSLSQALVALETGLGIQLIERSTRKVIVTPVGEELLPLARATLEAADAFVTRSRGALGVLSGTLTMGVIPTLTPYILPELLREAAKHYPDLKPLIVEEQTGALIEQLRDGSIDVAILAVPSGFPGMRETELFREKFVIVTPEDHPFAGRRDLSLDALGELDLLLLDDGHCLRDQIVDLCRIAHTGHPGNAEYATRASSLTTIMQLVVAGLGSTLVPESAVASECARPGLGLATFDASVTAERAIGLVSRPSSARAAEHQALGELITRAHARAVRKGKHLLPS; from the coding sequence ATGAGCAATAAAGAGTACCGGCCGACGCTCGCGCAGCTGCGCACCTTCGTCACCATCGCGGAGAACAAGCACTTCGGCACGGCTGCGAGCAAGCTCAACATCTCCCAGCCCTCGCTGTCCCAGGCGCTCGTCGCCCTGGAGACGGGCCTGGGAATCCAGCTCATCGAGCGCTCCACCCGCAAGGTGATTGTCACCCCCGTGGGCGAGGAACTGCTTCCGCTCGCACGCGCCACCCTCGAAGCCGCGGACGCATTCGTCACCCGTTCCCGCGGAGCCCTCGGGGTGCTCTCGGGCACGTTGACGATGGGCGTCATCCCGACGCTGACCCCCTACATCCTCCCCGAGCTCCTCCGCGAGGCCGCGAAGCATTACCCGGATTTGAAGCCGCTCATCGTCGAGGAGCAGACCGGCGCGCTCATCGAGCAGCTGCGCGACGGCTCGATCGACGTGGCCATCCTGGCCGTGCCCTCCGGCTTCCCCGGCATGCGCGAGACGGAGCTGTTCCGCGAGAAGTTCGTCATTGTCACCCCGGAGGATCACCCGTTCGCGGGCCGCCGCGACCTCAGCCTCGATGCGCTCGGCGAGCTGGATCTGCTCCTGCTTGACGACGGCCACTGCTTGCGCGACCAGATCGTCGACCTGTGCCGGATCGCGCACACCGGCCACCCCGGCAACGCCGAGTACGCCACGCGCGCCTCCTCGCTGACCACCATCATGCAGCTGGTCGTCGCCGGCCTGGGTTCCACCCTGGTGCCGGAGTCGGCCGTGGCCTCCGAGTGCGCCCGCCCGGGTCTGGGACTTGCCACATTCGACGCGTCGGTGACGGCGGAGCGCGCCATCGGGCTGGTGAGCCGACCCTCCTCGGCCCGGGCGGCGGAGCACCAGGCACTCGGCGAACTGATCACCCGTGCGCACGCCCGGGCCGTGCGGAAGGGCAAACATCTGCTGCCAAGCTAA
- the galE gene encoding UDP-glucose 4-epimerase GalE — protein MRLVVTGGAGYVGSVCAAVLLEAGHDVTIIDDFSTGNPGAVPAGARLVRGSISDVIDDTLAGGNVDGVLHFAARSLVGESVDKPHEYWRDNVGTTLTLLDAMRTHGVGNLVFSSTAATYGEPEEVPITEDMPTRPTNPYGATKLAIDYAITSYCHAYGIGATSLRYFNVAGAYGSIGENHATETHLIPLVLQVAMGFREKIMIFGDDWPTGDGTCVRDYIHVRDLADAHALALASNEPGTHRIYNLGSGDGYSVREVIDACREVTGHPIPAEVAPRRAGDPAVLIASSAKIQRELGWNPTRTGLDRIVADSWEFTSQLGERSHGAR, from the coding sequence TTGAGGCTCGTGGTCACCGGCGGCGCCGGATACGTGGGAAGCGTCTGCGCGGCCGTGCTGCTCGAGGCCGGCCACGACGTCACCATCATCGACGACTTCTCCACCGGCAACCCCGGTGCCGTTCCCGCCGGCGCGCGACTCGTGCGCGGATCGATTAGCGACGTCATCGACGACACTCTCGCCGGCGGCAACGTCGACGGGGTGCTGCACTTCGCGGCGCGCTCCCTGGTCGGGGAGTCGGTGGACAAACCCCACGAGTACTGGCGCGACAACGTGGGCACCACGCTCACGCTGTTAGACGCCATGCGCACGCACGGCGTGGGCAACCTCGTGTTCTCCTCCACCGCCGCCACCTACGGCGAGCCGGAGGAGGTCCCGATCACCGAGGACATGCCCACCCGCCCGACCAACCCCTACGGCGCGACGAAGCTCGCCATCGACTACGCCATCACCTCCTACTGCCACGCCTACGGCATCGGCGCGACCAGCCTGCGCTACTTCAACGTCGCCGGTGCCTACGGCTCGATCGGCGAGAACCACGCGACCGAGACCCACCTCATCCCGCTGGTGCTTCAGGTTGCCATGGGGTTCAGGGAGAAGATCATGATTTTTGGGGACGACTGGCCCACCGGAGACGGAACCTGTGTGCGCGACTATATCCACGTGCGCGACTTGGCGGACGCCCACGCGCTCGCACTTGCGTCCAACGAGCCCGGCACCCACCGGATCTACAACCTCGGCTCCGGTGACGGGTATTCGGTGCGCGAGGTGATCGACGCCTGTCGCGAGGTCACCGGCCACCCCATCCCGGCAGAAGTCGCTCCCCGGCGCGCCGGCGACCCGGCCGTGCTCATCGCTTCCTCCGCGAAGATTCAGCGCGAGCTGGGATGGAACCCGACGCGCACCGGGCTGGACCGGATCGTGGCGGATTCCTGGGAGTTCACCTCGCAGCTGGGCGAGCGCTCGCACGGCGCCCGGTAG
- the dtd gene encoding D-aminoacyl-tRNA deacylase gives MKAVLTRVSSASVTVDGELVGAIDCPETGGVLALVGVAREDTDGDEAWQTMARKIAELRILDGERSVVDAGAPVLLISQFTLMGRTAKGRRPAWSDAANGHDAQPVMAKLAAALRERGIHVEEGRFGAMMQVASVNEGPFTLLVET, from the coding sequence ATGAAGGCGGTGCTAACGCGGGTGTCCAGCGCATCCGTCACGGTGGACGGTGAGCTCGTGGGAGCCATCGACTGCCCGGAGACCGGGGGCGTGCTCGCGCTCGTCGGAGTGGCCCGCGAGGACACCGACGGCGACGAGGCCTGGCAGACGATGGCGCGTAAGATCGCGGAGCTGCGGATCCTCGACGGCGAGCGCAGCGTGGTCGACGCCGGCGCCCCCGTGCTCCTCATCAGCCAGTTCACGCTCATGGGCCGCACCGCCAAGGGGCGCCGCCCGGCGTGGTCGGACGCGGCGAACGGGCACGACGCGCAGCCGGTCATGGCCAAGCTCGCCGCCGCGCTGCGCGAGCGCGGGATCCACGTGGAAGAGGGACGGTTCGGCGCGATGATGCAGGTCGCTAGCGTCAACGAAGGACCCTTCACCCTGCTTGTCGAGACATAA
- a CDS encoding PAC2 family protein: MSDQDRHMYELEYPAPPVGEGPAGPTLIIAMQGYADAGHAVEGAAEHLKAALESRTVATFSNDELIDYRSRRPVVTLAHSEITNLEDLQLDMRVLRDTEGRSFLLLSGPEPDLRWEAFSDAVAELVERFDVDKTICLYAAPMGAPHTRPLVVSAHGNDRDLVGTMFTFDGMVTMPGSAAIMIERELHQRGRKVAGYTAHVPHYVSASPYPAATYQLLQSVSDASGLSFPLRTLERDMKRVSRQLAEQTESSQEISQVVAALEQHYDSEMEEYRDSHPNAMMPGEAQMPTGEEISEAFENFLSAIDDRDNDRFGERALPFGEDVDSRLADHYFTDASEDHPERRDDDTDSEADDDQ; encoded by the coding sequence ATGTCTGACCAGGATCGTCACATGTATGAACTGGAATACCCTGCCCCGCCAGTGGGAGAAGGGCCGGCGGGGCCGACCCTGATTATCGCGATGCAGGGGTACGCCGACGCCGGCCACGCCGTCGAGGGTGCCGCGGAGCACCTCAAGGCCGCGTTGGAGTCGCGCACGGTGGCCACGTTCAGCAACGACGAGCTGATTGACTACCGCTCGCGCCGCCCCGTGGTCACGCTCGCGCACAGCGAGATCACCAACCTGGAGGACTTGCAGCTGGATATGCGGGTGCTGCGCGACACCGAGGGGCGCTCCTTCCTGCTTCTGTCCGGCCCCGAGCCAGACCTGCGCTGGGAGGCGTTCAGCGACGCCGTGGCGGAGCTGGTCGAGCGCTTCGACGTGGACAAGACCATTTGCCTCTACGCCGCACCCATGGGCGCGCCGCACACCCGCCCGCTCGTCGTCTCCGCGCACGGCAACGACCGCGACCTCGTGGGCACGATGTTCACGTTCGACGGTATGGTCACCATGCCGGGTTCGGCAGCGATCATGATCGAGCGCGAGCTGCACCAGCGCGGTCGCAAGGTGGCCGGCTACACGGCGCACGTGCCGCACTACGTCTCGGCCTCGCCCTACCCCGCCGCGACGTACCAGCTGCTGCAGTCGGTGTCCGATGCTTCCGGCCTGAGCTTCCCGCTGCGCACCTTGGAGCGCGACATGAAGCGGGTTTCGCGCCAGCTGGCGGAGCAGACCGAGTCCTCCCAGGAGATCTCCCAGGTCGTCGCAGCGCTCGAGCAGCACTACGACTCCGAGATGGAGGAGTACCGCGACAGCCACCCGAACGCCATGATGCCCGGGGAGGCGCAGATGCCCACCGGCGAGGAGATCAGCGAGGCGTTCGAGAACTTCCTCTCCGCCATCGACGACCGCGACAATGACCGCTTCGGGGAGCGCGCGCTTCCGTTCGGCGAGGACGTCGACAGCCGGCTCGCGGACCACTACTTCACCGATGCCAGCGAAGATCACCCGGAGCGGCGCGACGACGACACTGATTCCGAGGCGGACGACGACCAGTAG
- a CDS encoding DUF4192 domain-containing protein, whose amino-acid sequence MTHTPESLHGPSDIIAALPGIFGFYPQESTVVVGLYPPEHAGGAVRLGPVMRADLCHTHHILPALTDTPGGDCVAFYAIVISRIPNSQLVADTKEALFNFADGEGIPLIDACWHVSEVAEGTPYTIVFGPSPAQLAAGGMGPEWMQGTVSSVASSPSMVSLLRNGGLPELDRADTFRFFEPWGDAVRGHPDYDPDEVGARAAELAQACELACDADRRTAAGIIEEGCALLHDVAERPLIQPLECTNRTRVFGLEGDATEIAALLSVKRARDAMIIDALASPLRAATAFLWVAKAFRGDVRANALTLWATVATARNLNSWAVVALTCAQEEVPGHHLSLMLLTMLNHGMQEKLVESAVSGCALSWADLDPAWSS is encoded by the coding sequence ATGACTCACACACCCGAATCACTCCATGGACCTTCCGACATCATCGCAGCACTACCCGGCATCTTCGGCTTCTACCCGCAGGAATCCACCGTCGTCGTCGGCCTGTACCCGCCCGAGCACGCCGGCGGTGCCGTCCGCCTCGGCCCGGTCATGCGCGCCGACCTCTGCCATACACACCACATCCTCCCCGCGCTCACCGACACCCCGGGCGGCGACTGCGTCGCGTTCTACGCCATCGTCATCTCCCGCATCCCCAACTCCCAGCTCGTCGCGGACACCAAGGAGGCCCTCTTCAACTTCGCGGACGGGGAGGGCATCCCGCTTATCGACGCCTGCTGGCACGTCTCCGAAGTCGCCGAAGGCACCCCGTACACCATCGTGTTCGGGCCCAGCCCGGCGCAGCTCGCGGCGGGCGGCATGGGCCCGGAGTGGATGCAGGGGACCGTCTCCAGCGTGGCGTCGTCGCCGTCCATGGTCTCGCTGCTGCGCAACGGCGGCCTGCCCGAGCTGGACCGCGCCGACACCTTCCGCTTCTTCGAGCCGTGGGGTGATGCTGTGCGCGGCCACCCGGACTACGACCCGGACGAGGTTGGGGCCCGGGCGGCCGAGCTCGCGCAGGCGTGCGAGCTGGCCTGCGACGCTGACCGCCGCACGGCCGCGGGAATCATCGAGGAGGGGTGTGCGCTGCTGCACGACGTCGCCGAGCGGCCGCTCATCCAGCCCCTCGAGTGCACGAACCGGACGCGCGTGTTCGGGCTGGAGGGGGACGCGACCGAGATCGCCGCGCTGCTCTCCGTCAAGCGCGCCCGCGACGCCATGATCATCGATGCCCTGGCGTCCCCGCTGCGCGCCGCCACGGCGTTTTTGTGGGTAGCCAAGGCCTTCCGCGGCGACGTCCGCGCCAACGCCTTGACCCTGTGGGCGACCGTGGCCACCGCCCGGAACCTCAACTCGTGGGCGGTCGTTGCCTTGACCTGCGCGCAGGAGGAGGTGCCCGGCCACCACCTGTCCCTCATGCTGCTGACCATGCTCAACCACGGTATGCAGGAGAAACTGGTGGAATCGGCGGTGTCGGGCTGCGCGCTGTCGTGGGCCGATCTCGACCCCGCGTGGTCGTCCTGA
- a CDS encoding DUF7782 domain-containing protein: MSENPGPNFTEAVTGLAAVFADASFTADGIAAHLGPDVTEALYRGEPGVVAHACRDGSRLSRLIRFFLLREPSAADELAELTSPTLALQLIDAHVVAHLPSGEVQVAFDLRPHVIAGENRLIVSDLDASVTEHVPGPEHVLGVGSASLSLLSATPCSPVDTVLDVGTGSGVQAVAQSGCATRVVATDVHPRALELARATLVANGIGNVELREGSWFDPVAGERFDRIVANPPFVVGLPEVSHVYRDSGLWLDEASKLVVGQAPEHLADGGTAHILASWVHLTHGSWESRVASWLPPTGVSAWVVQRDEVDPGMYVSTWLRDESVDPRSRSGIRRTQLWLDHFASEGVRAVGFGWVFLRDIGDNPSEVTAESLTHPFTDPLGPEVEEYFLRMEWLRGRGLDDVLAARFLVRPGLALEEVSVADTGTGMGFSPRVLRATRTDGPRFSHEIDETVRSVLAGLNPRGLSLADVVGLWSASRGLDDAAADELARASASAVVDLVRHGLIIPADIADLTNLSVLPDTPPAR, from the coding sequence ATGAGTGAGAATCCCGGACCCAACTTTACCGAGGCCGTAACCGGCCTCGCCGCCGTGTTCGCCGACGCTTCCTTTACTGCCGACGGCATCGCCGCCCACCTGGGCCCCGACGTTACCGAGGCGCTCTACCGCGGCGAGCCCGGGGTCGTGGCGCACGCCTGCCGCGACGGATCGCGGCTCTCACGCCTGATCCGTTTCTTCCTGCTGCGCGAGCCGTCGGCCGCAGACGAGCTCGCGGAGCTCACCTCCCCCACCCTCGCGCTGCAGCTTATCGACGCCCACGTGGTCGCGCACCTGCCCTCCGGCGAGGTTCAGGTCGCATTCGACCTGCGCCCGCACGTCATCGCCGGTGAGAACCGGCTCATCGTCTCCGACCTCGACGCGTCGGTAACCGAGCATGTGCCGGGGCCCGAGCACGTCCTGGGTGTCGGTTCGGCGTCGCTGTCGCTGCTGTCGGCCACTCCGTGCTCGCCCGTCGACACGGTGCTGGATGTGGGCACGGGCTCGGGCGTGCAGGCGGTAGCGCAGTCGGGCTGCGCCACCCGCGTTGTGGCCACCGACGTGCACCCCCGCGCGCTCGAGCTGGCGCGCGCGACGCTGGTGGCCAACGGCATCGGCAACGTGGAGCTGCGCGAGGGGTCCTGGTTCGACCCGGTGGCCGGTGAGCGCTTCGACCGGATCGTGGCCAATCCTCCGTTTGTGGTGGGCCTGCCGGAGGTGAGCCACGTCTACCGCGATTCGGGGCTGTGGCTGGACGAGGCCAGCAAGCTCGTGGTCGGCCAGGCACCGGAGCACTTGGCGGACGGGGGCACGGCCCACATCCTGGCGTCCTGGGTACACTTAACGCACGGGTCGTGGGAGAGCCGCGTGGCGTCGTGGCTGCCGCCGACCGGCGTGTCGGCGTGGGTGGTGCAGCGCGACGAGGTCGATCCGGGGATGTACGTGTCCACGTGGCTGCGCGATGAGTCGGTCGATCCCCGCTCGCGCTCCGGGATCCGCCGCACGCAGCTGTGGCTGGATCATTTCGCGAGCGAGGGCGTGCGCGCGGTCGGTTTTGGGTGGGTGTTTCTCCGCGACATTGGCGACAACCCGTCGGAGGTGACCGCGGAGTCCCTCACCCACCCGTTCACCGACCCGCTGGGCCCGGAGGTTGAGGAGTACTTCCTGCGGATGGAGTGGCTGCGCGGCCGGGGCCTCGACGACGTGCTCGCCGCGCGCTTCCTGGTCCGCCCCGGCCTCGCGCTAGAGGAGGTCAGCGTCGCCGACACGGGCACCGGCATGGGGTTTTCCCCCCGCGTGCTGCGCGCCACCCGCACGGACGGCCCGCGCTTCTCCCACGAGATCGACGAAACCGTGCGCTCGGTCCTCGCCGGCCTCAATCCGCGCGGGTTGAGCCTGGCCGATGTCGTCGGGTTGTGGTCGGCGTCGCGCGGGCTTGACGACGCCGCGGCCGACGAGCTCGCCCGCGCCAGCGCCTCCGCCGTCGTCGATCTGGTCCGCCATGGGCTGATCATCCCCGCCGACATCGCGGACCTGACGAATCTGTCCGTACTGCCTGACACACCGCCCGCGCGATGA
- a CDS encoding sigma-70 family RNA polymerase sigma factor, with product MTQPDLAPAADQEETVDRGSRRNQTNDNPSADLVRVYLNGIGKTALLDAAEEVELAQRIEVGLYAQHLLDDPDTQLTRAKKRDLKILAKQGRRARSHLLEANLRLVVSLAKRYTGRGMPLLDLIQEGNLGLIRAMEKFDYAKGFKFSTYATWWIRQAITRGMADQSRTIRLPVHLVEQVNKLSRIRREMYQSLGREPTNEELSEESGIEESKIEMLLRQSRDPVSLDMPVGADEEAPLGDFIEDAEATDAEDAVVSSLRHDDIQDIIGGLEQREQDVIRLRYGLDDGVPRTLDQIGRQFGLSRERVRQIEREVMAKLRVGERADRLRDYAL from the coding sequence ATGACTCAGCCGGATCTTGCTCCCGCCGCAGATCAGGAAGAAACAGTTGATCGAGGCAGTCGCCGGAACCAGACAAATGACAATCCGTCGGCGGACTTGGTCCGCGTGTACCTCAACGGAATCGGCAAGACGGCCCTCTTAGACGCCGCCGAAGAGGTCGAGCTCGCGCAGCGCATCGAGGTGGGCCTGTACGCCCAGCACCTCTTAGATGACCCGGACACCCAGCTCACGCGCGCCAAGAAGCGCGACCTGAAGATCCTGGCGAAGCAGGGCCGCCGCGCCCGCTCCCACCTGCTCGAGGCGAACCTGCGCCTCGTGGTTTCGCTGGCGAAGCGCTACACCGGCCGCGGGATGCCCCTGCTGGACCTGATCCAGGAAGGTAACCTGGGCCTGATCCGCGCGATGGAGAAGTTCGACTACGCCAAGGGCTTCAAGTTCTCTACCTACGCCACGTGGTGGATCCGCCAGGCCATCACCCGCGGGATGGCTGACCAGTCCCGCACCATCCGCCTGCCCGTCCACCTGGTGGAGCAGGTGAACAAGCTCTCCCGCATCCGCCGCGAGATGTACCAGTCGCTGGGCCGCGAACCCACGAACGAGGAGCTCTCGGAGGAGTCGGGCATCGAGGAATCCAAGATCGAGATGCTGCTGCGCCAGTCCCGGGACCCGGTGAGCCTGGACATGCCGGTCGGCGCGGACGAGGAAGCGCCGTTGGGCGACTTCATTGAGGACGCTGAGGCGACCGACGCAGAAGACGCTGTGGTTTCCAGCCTGCGCCACGACGACATCCAGGACATCATCGGCGGTCTCGAGCAGCGCGAGCAGGACGTGATCCGCCTGCGCTACGGCCTCGACGACGGCGTGCCCCGCACACTCGACCAGATCGGCCGGCAGTTCGGCCTGTCCCGGGAGCGCGTCCGCCAGATCGAGCGCGAGGTGATGGCCAAGCTGCGCGTCGGCGAGCGCGCAGACCGCCTGCGCGACTACGCCCTGTAA